A region of Pseudomonas cavernicola DNA encodes the following proteins:
- a CDS encoding IS110 family transposase has translation MSVFVGVDVGAKTVVLAWRKGGRTRGKLDIQQTPEGHAQAVERIKALKAVQVVMEATGVYYLDLAVALSKAGIVVSVINPKSFHHFAQLKLAQSKTDPLDAALLAEYAERMTPAPWTAPDTLRMALRDIGRQINRLTATRTQAKNRLHALRSKRDTLALLIEDEVEAVERLDQRIERLSNAAQRLIAEDAVLNSQFQHLLAAKGVGVASAIALLAELSVLPQHLKAPQVSRYAGLDIRLCQSGSSVNKASRLSKAGNAYLRSALYMPALSAVRHDPNAKAFYLSLQRRGKKKIQAVCAVMRKYLTGLWACIQLGEPFDSSKLFSKIHLAEA, from the coding sequence ATGAGCGTATTTGTCGGTGTGGATGTGGGTGCCAAGACAGTTGTCTTGGCATGGCGAAAGGGTGGTCGCACGCGGGGCAAGCTGGACATCCAGCAAACGCCCGAGGGGCACGCCCAGGCGGTGGAGCGGATTAAAGCGCTAAAAGCCGTCCAAGTCGTGATGGAGGCCACCGGCGTTTACTACTTGGACTTGGCCGTTGCCTTGAGCAAGGCCGGGATCGTCGTGTCTGTCATCAACCCCAAAAGCTTCCACCACTTTGCCCAACTCAAGTTGGCGCAAAGCAAGACCGACCCGCTAGACGCGGCCCTCCTGGCCGAGTACGCCGAGCGGATGACGCCAGCCCCTTGGACTGCGCCGGATACCCTCCGTATGGCGCTGCGTGACATCGGCCGACAAATCAATCGGCTGACCGCGACCCGTACACAAGCCAAGAACCGCCTGCACGCCTTGCGCTCCAAACGTGACACGCTGGCGCTGCTGATTGAAGACGAAGTTGAAGCGGTCGAGAGGCTGGATCAGCGCATCGAGCGACTCAGCAACGCTGCACAGCGCCTGATTGCCGAGGACGCCGTGTTGAACAGTCAGTTTCAGCATCTGCTGGCAGCCAAAGGTGTTGGCGTTGCCAGTGCTATTGCGTTACTGGCTGAACTCAGTGTCCTGCCCCAGCATCTGAAGGCGCCGCAAGTCAGTCGCTATGCCGGGCTAGATATCCGCCTGTGCCAATCGGGCAGTAGCGTCAATAAGGCTTCACGGCTGAGCAAGGCGGGTAATGCCTATCTACGAAGCGCCCTCTACATGCCGGCACTGAGCGCGGTACGACATGACCCAAACGCCAAGGCCTTCTACCTGTCCCTACAACGCCGTGGCAAAAAGAAAATACAGGCCGTATGCGCCGTCATGCGCAAGTACCTGACCGGGCTTTGGGCCTGCATCCAACTGGGCGAACCCTTCGACTCCAGCAAGCTATTCAGCAAAATCCATCTGGCTGAAGCTTGA
- a CDS encoding DUF2474 domain-containing protein, with translation MRKPQATDAAETSGKKPLWQRLGWLLAIWTGSVLALGLVSWLLRLFMNAAGLSTP, from the coding sequence ATGCGTAAACCACAGGCCACCGATGCGGCCGAAACCTCAGGAAAGAAACCGCTGTGGCAACGCTTGGGTTGGTTGCTCGCTATCTGGACAGGCAGCGTGTTGGCGCTGGGGCTGGTGTCCTGGTTATTGCGGCTGTTCATGAATGCGGCGGGCTTGAGTACGCCGTAG
- a CDS encoding cytochrome ubiquinol oxidase subunit I, which translates to MFGLEALDLARMQFAFTISFHIIFPAITIGLASYLAVLEGLWLKTHEEVYRDLYHFWSKIFAVNFGMGVVSGLVMAYQFGTNWSAFSDFAGSITGPLLTYEVLTAFFLEAGFLGVMLFGWNRVGPGLHFFATVMVAIGTLISTFWILASNSWMQTPQGFEIVDGRVIPVDWLAVIFNPSFPYRLAHMATAAFVATAFFVGASAAWHLLRGRDNPAIRRMLSMAMWMALIVAPIQAVIGDFHGLNTLKHQPAKIAAIEGHWENVGTEPTPLILFGWPDMKAEETRFKLEIPALGSLILTHSLDKQVPALKEFPPEDRPNSTIVFWSFRIMVGLGMLMIFTGLWSLWLRSRGSLYQSKPFLYLALWMGPSGLIAILAGWFTTEVGRQPWVVYGLMRTAEASSGHSFAQMSLTLSLFVVVYFALFGVGLGYMMRLVRKGPITDEGKEQGVGGPGQQRTPARPLSAAGEGLEDDNSSERN; encoded by the coding sequence ATGTTCGGCTTAGAGGCTCTGGATCTCGCCCGAATGCAGTTTGCGTTCACGATTTCCTTTCACATCATTTTCCCGGCGATCACCATCGGCCTGGCCAGCTATCTGGCGGTGTTGGAAGGCCTATGGCTGAAAACGCATGAGGAGGTCTACCGCGACCTCTACCATTTCTGGTCGAAGATCTTCGCCGTCAACTTCGGCATGGGTGTGGTTTCCGGGCTGGTGATGGCCTATCAGTTCGGCACCAACTGGAGCGCTTTCTCTGATTTTGCCGGCAGTATCACTGGGCCCTTGCTGACCTACGAGGTACTCACCGCGTTCTTCCTCGAAGCGGGCTTCCTCGGTGTCATGTTGTTTGGCTGGAACCGCGTCGGCCCTGGGCTGCACTTCTTCGCGACGGTGATGGTGGCCATCGGCACCTTGATCTCGACCTTCTGGATTCTCGCCTCGAACAGTTGGATGCAAACCCCGCAAGGCTTTGAGATCGTCGACGGCCGGGTGATCCCAGTGGATTGGCTGGCGGTGATTTTCAACCCGTCATTCCCTTACCGCCTGGCGCACATGGCCACTGCGGCCTTTGTTGCCACGGCCTTCTTCGTTGGCGCGTCCGCGGCTTGGCACTTGCTGCGCGGGCGGGATAACCCGGCGATCCGCCGTATGCTCTCGATGGCCATGTGGATGGCGCTTATCGTTGCGCCGATCCAGGCGGTCATTGGTGACTTCCATGGCCTCAATACCCTGAAACATCAACCGGCGAAGATCGCCGCGATCGAGGGGCATTGGGAAAACGTCGGCACCGAGCCGACGCCGCTGATCCTTTTCGGCTGGCCGGACATGAAGGCCGAGGAGACCCGCTTCAAACTGGAGATTCCCGCCCTCGGCAGCTTGATCCTGACTCACAGCCTGGATAAACAGGTGCCGGCGCTGAAGGAGTTCCCGCCGGAAGACCGGCCCAACTCGACCATCGTGTTCTGGTCGTTCCGGATCATGGTCGGTCTCGGTATGTTGATGATCTTCACCGGGTTGTGGAGCCTCTGGCTGCGTTCGCGTGGCAGCCTGTACCAGTCCAAGCCCTTCCTCTATTTGGCGCTATGGATGGGGCCGTCCGGTCTGATCGCCATTCTCGCCGGCTGGTTCACGACCGAGGTCGGTCGCCAGCCCTGGGTGGTTTACGGCCTGATGCGCACCGCAGAGGCATCCTCCGGGCACAGCTTCGCGCAGATGAGCCTGACTTTGTCGCTGTTCGTAGTGGTGTACTTCGCGCTGTTCGGGGTCGGCCTCGGCTACATGATGCGCCTGGTGCGCAAGGGCCCGATCACCGATGAAGGCAAGGAGCAGGGCGTTGGTGGCCCAGGGCAGCAACGCACACCGGCCCGGCCTTTGTCCGCAGCGGGCGAAGGGCTGGAAGACGACAACTCGAGCGAGAGGAACTGA
- a CDS encoding XdhC family protein, with the protein MQHLDLLVVRQALAWSLAGQRVWLCTVLFTYGSAPRAPGSLLVVNEAGKWLGSLSGGCVEEDFLERLAEGAFPEPATLVRYGDGSDQRSRVSLPCGGVLEVLVENLAADCTVQAHLRELEGALLGQRRLIREIALPQGTRRLLDDRVQGPRVERQPDGVRLRIGAAQRLLLAGYSSVAQVCAEFGKALGFEVVLCDPREEVLEGVELEGVEIRRELPSEVIAAGGCHADTAVVALTHDPRIDDLAMIEAVRSEAFYIGVMGSRLTTRKRIERLRRSGGLSELEIARIQAPIGLNIGSKTPAEIALAVLADIVRVRNGIARDVGWR; encoded by the coding sequence GTGCAGCACCTCGACTTGCTCGTCGTGCGCCAGGCGCTTGCCTGGTCGCTGGCCGGTCAGCGCGTGTGGCTGTGCACCGTGTTGTTCACCTACGGTTCGGCGCCGCGTGCGCCGGGTTCGCTGCTGGTGGTGAACGAGGCGGGAAAATGGCTTGGTTCGTTGTCCGGCGGCTGTGTCGAAGAGGACTTTCTCGAGCGACTGGCCGAGGGCGCCTTTCCCGAGCCGGCGACGCTGGTGCGTTATGGCGATGGCAGCGACCAGCGTTCACGGGTGAGTTTGCCCTGCGGTGGCGTGCTGGAAGTGCTGGTGGAAAACCTCGCCGCCGATTGCACGGTGCAGGCCCACCTGCGTGAGCTGGAAGGCGCCTTGCTCGGCCAGCGCCGACTGATTCGTGAGATCGCCTTGCCTCAAGGCACGCGGCGGTTGTTGGATGATCGCGTGCAGGGCCCACGGGTCGAGCGGCAGCCAGACGGCGTGCGTTTACGCATTGGCGCCGCCCAGCGTTTGCTGCTAGCCGGCTATTCCAGTGTGGCGCAGGTGTGCGCCGAGTTCGGCAAAGCCCTGGGGTTCGAGGTGGTGCTGTGCGACCCGCGCGAAGAGGTGCTGGAAGGCGTCGAGTTAGAGGGGGTGGAAATCCGCCGCGAACTGCCCTCCGAAGTGATTGCCGCCGGCGGCTGTCACGCTGACACCGCCGTGGTGGCGTTGACCCACGACCCACGGATCGACGATTTGGCGATGATCGAAGCGGTGCGCAGCGAGGCGTTCTATATCGGCGTGATGGGTTCGCGTCTGACCACCCGGAAGCGTATCGAGCGGCTGCGGCGCTCGGGTGGCCTGAGCGAACTCGAGATTGCCCGTATCCAGGCGCCGATTGGTTTGAACATTGGCAGCAAGACCCCGGCGGAAATCGCCCTGGCGGTGCTCGCCGATATCGTCCGGGTGCGCAATGGGATTGCCCGCGATGTAGGTTGGCGCTGA
- a CDS encoding nucleotidyltransferase family protein, with protein MPTSPPVIALILAAGRSRRFGSDKRRASLPDGARLLAATVAVAQRCFAEVYVVLRPEDDPQALGLGAEVRLVRCAAADLGMGHSLAAGVRAVAEQRSRAVAVLLGDMPWIAESSLQHLAYAADSERIVFPLYAGERGHPVLFGRRYWRELEALTGDHGAKAVLDAHEEAWLGIELDDPGVLRDVDTPEALSGG; from the coding sequence ATGCCCACCAGCCCCCCAGTCATCGCCCTGATTCTCGCCGCCGGACGCAGCCGGCGCTTTGGCAGTGATAAGCGTCGCGCCAGCCTGCCCGATGGTGCGCGGCTGTTAGCTGCTACGGTGGCTGTGGCCCAGCGTTGTTTTGCCGAGGTCTACGTGGTGCTGCGCCCGGAGGATGACCCGCAAGCCTTGGGCCTCGGCGCCGAGGTGCGGCTGGTTCGTTGTGCCGCGGCCGACCTGGGCATGGGCCATAGTCTGGCTGCCGGCGTGCGCGCTGTGGCCGAGCAGCGCAGCAGGGCCGTGGCGGTCTTGCTTGGCGATATGCCGTGGATCGCCGAGTCCAGCTTGCAACACCTGGCTTACGCCGCCGATTCCGAGCGCATCGTGTTCCCCCTGTATGCCGGCGAGCGTGGTCACCCGGTGCTCTTCGGTCGGCGTTACTGGCGGGAACTGGAAGCACTGACCGGTGATCATGGCGCCAAGGCCGTGCTGGACGCCCACGAGGAGGCTTGGTTGGGCATCGAGTTGGACGATCCGGGCGTGCTGCGCGATGTGGATACCCCCGAGGCTTTGTCCGGCGGCTGA
- a CDS encoding (2Fe-2S)-binding protein: MANRPLSMTINGQAVGPIEVADDLMMIDFLHEYQNLTGSRLGCGQGVCHACVAILDKPDGTSEEMRTCITGAHFFDGKKIRTIEGLAKLDASGAVQQMNPIQQKFVDQFSFQCSYCAPGFVNAATVLVEKLQRQPIKRSQLEGEIEGALGHHICRCTGYVRYYTATRAVIEDLGLVKEG; encoded by the coding sequence ATGGCTAACCGTCCGCTGAGCATGACGATCAACGGACAAGCCGTCGGCCCTATCGAAGTGGCGGACGACTTGATGATGATCGACTTTCTGCACGAGTATCAAAACCTCACCGGCTCGCGCCTGGGCTGCGGCCAGGGCGTCTGCCATGCCTGCGTGGCGATTCTGGATAAGCCGGACGGCACCAGTGAGGAAATGCGCACCTGTATCACCGGCGCGCATTTCTTCGACGGCAAAAAAATTCGCACCATCGAAGGCCTCGCCAAGCTCGATGCGAGTGGCGCGGTGCAGCAGATGAACCCGATCCAGCAAAAGTTCGTCGACCAATTCAGCTTCCAATGCAGCTATTGCGCGCCGGGCTTCGTCAATGCGGCTACGGTGCTGGTGGAAAAACTGCAACGTCAGCCGATCAAGCGCAGCCAGCTGGAAGGCGAGATCGAGGGCGCCCTCGGCCACCACATCTGCCGCTGCACAGGCTATGTGCGCTACTACACCGCGACGCGTGCGGTGATCGAGGATCTTGGCCTGGTCAAGGAGGGATGA
- a CDS encoding cytochrome c, with the protein MRTLLIGAALLLPLAAQAADKELIERGKYLARAADCVACHSIEGGADYAGGLPLVSPFGTIYGTNITPDKVHGIGNYTADDLFNALTEGKRPDGSKLYPAMPYTSYHLIKREDSDAIYAYLMSLEPIAKPSPQTSLSFPFNLRFGLAFWNMIYRDRVQLQPTEGKSEAWQQGQYLVEVLGHCGECHTPRSISGALEQDKRMQGGELLGYQAPSLLADDLAARGWNPADLATFLKYGISAQGSMFNEMFPVFHHSTQSLPLNDHQAMATFLMGDQPPPAKLVVPPSLDKLSDSAKLGRQDYLNVCAGCHGGNGEGVPHVAVAMNGNTILRLADPRNLLRVIDDGIHAQKFSGFERMQPMPGFVDKLSDEQLSNLLNYLRESWGGLPGDLTTARVTELRDAAVH; encoded by the coding sequence ATGAGGACCTTACTGATCGGCGCCGCCCTGTTGCTGCCACTGGCCGCCCAGGCCGCCGACAAGGAACTGATCGAGCGCGGTAAATACCTGGCCCGCGCGGCGGACTGCGTGGCTTGTCACAGCATCGAAGGCGGCGCCGACTATGCCGGTGGCCTGCCACTGGTTTCGCCGTTCGGCACCATCTATGGCACCAACATCACCCCGGACAAAGTACACGGCATTGGCAATTACACCGCCGATGACTTGTTCAATGCGCTGACCGAGGGCAAGCGCCCGGACGGCAGCAAGCTCTATCCGGCGATGCCTTACACCTCCTACCACCTGATCAAACGCGAAGATTCCGATGCGATCTACGCCTACCTGATGAGCCTGGAGCCGATTGCCAAACCCAGCCCGCAAACCAGCCTGAGCTTTCCGTTCAACCTGCGTTTCGGTCTGGCGTTCTGGAACATGATTTATAGGGATCGCGTGCAACTGCAGCCGACCGAGGGCAAGAGCGAGGCGTGGCAGCAAGGCCAGTATCTAGTCGAGGTGCTGGGGCACTGCGGCGAATGCCACACCCCGCGCAGCATCAGCGGTGCGCTGGAGCAGGACAAGCGCATGCAGGGTGGTGAGTTGCTCGGTTATCAGGCGCCCAGCTTGCTGGCCGACGATTTGGCTGCGCGCGGCTGGAATCCGGCGGATCTGGCGACCTTCCTCAAATATGGCATCAGCGCCCAGGGTTCGATGTTCAACGAGATGTTTCCGGTGTTCCATCACAGCACTCAGTCCCTGCCGCTGAATGATCACCAGGCCATGGCTACCTTCCTGATGGGCGATCAGCCACCACCGGCCAAGCTAGTGGTGCCGCCGTCGCTGGATAAGCTCAGCGACAGCGCCAAACTAGGCCGTCAGGATTACCTCAACGTCTGCGCCGGTTGCCACGGCGGCAATGGCGAGGGCGTGCCGCATGTGGCGGTGGCGATGAACGGCAATACCATCCTGCGCTTGGCTGACCCGCGCAACCTGCTGCGGGTGATCGATGACGGCATTCATGCCCAGAAATTCAGCGGCTTCGAGCGTATGCAGCCGATGCCGGGCTTTGTCGACAAGCTCAGCGATGAGCAACTGAGCAACCTGCTCAATTACCTGCGCGAAAGTTGGGGCGGCCTGCCGGGCGACCTCACCACTGCCCGGGTAACCGAGCTGCGCGACGCGGCGGTGCACTGA
- a CDS encoding methyltransferase: MPLFSTPFASLDLFRQPPQRDDPLQAFDAADEYLLNHLAEQGVTSETRLLLLNDSFGALAASLAGKAQVTSSGDSHLGALALANNLACNNLAADSVRFIPASQTVPGPFDWVLIRVPKTLALLEEQLIRLQGQLAPGARVVAAGMIKHLPRTAGDLLEQYIGPLQASLAVKKARLLFATPSAKTPVSSPYPSRYQLDSPRIELINHANVFCREGLDIGTRAFLPHLPQNLNDARVADLGCGNGVLGIACALANPNARLTLVDESYMAVQSAAENWRAALGERPVEIRPGDGLAEQAEDSLDLVLCNPPFHQQQVVGDFLAWRMFQQARAALVKGGELWIVGNRHLGYHAKLKRLFRGVEQVAANPKFVVLKAIK, encoded by the coding sequence ATGCCTCTATTCAGCACACCGTTTGCCAGTCTCGACCTGTTCCGCCAGCCGCCTCAGCGCGACGACCCGTTACAAGCCTTCGATGCGGCCGACGAATACCTGCTCAACCACCTGGCCGAGCAGGGTGTGACGAGCGAAACACGCCTGTTGCTGTTAAACGACAGCTTTGGCGCGCTGGCTGCCAGCCTGGCTGGCAAGGCCCAGGTCACCAGTAGCGGCGACTCCCATCTAGGTGCTTTGGCGCTGGCGAATAATCTGGCGTGCAATAACCTGGCGGCGGACAGCGTGCGCTTTATCCCGGCCAGCCAGACAGTGCCCGGCCCGTTCGACTGGGTGCTGATCCGCGTGCCGAAAACCCTAGCACTACTGGAAGAACAACTGATTCGCCTGCAAGGCCAGCTGGCACCTGGCGCGCGCGTCGTCGCCGCAGGCATGATCAAGCACTTGCCGCGTACCGCTGGCGATTTGCTGGAGCAATACATCGGCCCGCTGCAGGCTTCACTCGCAGTGAAAAAGGCCCGACTGCTGTTCGCCACGCCCAGCGCGAAAACCCCGGTGAGCTCGCCCTATCCCTCGCGCTACCAGTTGGACAGCCCACGCATCGAGCTGATCAACCACGCCAATGTGTTCTGCCGGGAAGGGTTGGATATCGGCACCCGTGCCTTTCTGCCGCACCTACCGCAAAACCTCAACGACGCGCGCGTTGCCGACCTCGGTTGCGGGAACGGCGTGCTCGGGATCGCCTGCGCCTTGGCCAATCCCAATGCGCGGCTGACGCTGGTGGATGAGTCGTATATGGCCGTGCAGTCGGCGGCTGAGAACTGGCGCGCAGCCCTGGGTGAGCGACCGGTAGAGATTCGCCCGGGCGATGGCCTGGCTGAGCAGGCGGAAGACTCGCTGGATCTGGTGCTATGCAATCCACCGTTCCACCAGCAACAGGTAGTCGGGGATTTCCTCGCCTGGCGGATGTTCCAGCAAGCCCGAGCGGCACTGGTCAAGGGCGGTGAGCTATGGATAGTCGGCAACCGTCACTTGGGCTACCACGCCAAGTTGAAACGGCTGTTCCGTGGTGTTGAACAGGTCGCGGCGAATCCTAAGTTTGTGGTGTTGAAAGCGATCAAGTAG
- the cydB gene encoding cytochrome d ubiquinol oxidase subunit II, translating into MGFDLSLIWAIIIVFGIMMYVVMDGFDLGIGILYPFVKDDAERDVMMNTVAPVWDGNETWLVLGGAALFGAFPLAYSVVLSALYLPLIFMLLGLIFRGVAFEFRFKAKAHKRHIWDKAFIGGSLAATFFQGVALGAYIDGIPVVNRAYAGGSLDWLTPFSLFCGLALIAAYALLGCTWLIMKTEGRLQQHMHDLARPLAFAVLAVTGIVSLWTPLAHAEIAQRWFSLPNLFWFLPVPILVLVTLYALLKAVQNNRNYSPFILTLVLIFLGYSGLGISLWPNIIPPSVTIWQAAAPPQSQGFILVGALFIIPFILMYTAWSYYVFRGKVTHEDGYH; encoded by the coding sequence ATGGGCTTCGATCTTTCGCTGATTTGGGCAATCATCATCGTCTTCGGCATCATGATGTATGTGGTCATGGATGGTTTCGATCTGGGCATCGGCATCCTCTACCCGTTCGTCAAAGATGACGCCGAGCGCGACGTGATGATGAACACCGTGGCGCCGGTCTGGGACGGTAACGAGACCTGGCTGGTGCTCGGCGGCGCGGCGCTGTTCGGTGCCTTCCCGCTGGCTTACTCGGTGGTGTTGAGCGCGTTGTATCTGCCGCTGATCTTTATGCTCTTGGGGCTGATCTTTCGCGGGGTGGCGTTCGAGTTTCGCTTCAAGGCCAAGGCGCACAAGCGGCATATCTGGGACAAGGCCTTCATCGGCGGTTCGCTGGCCGCGACCTTCTTCCAGGGCGTTGCGTTGGGCGCTTACATCGACGGCATTCCGGTGGTGAATCGCGCCTACGCCGGCGGCTCGCTGGATTGGCTGACACCTTTCTCGCTGTTCTGCGGGCTGGCACTGATCGCGGCCTATGCCCTGCTTGGTTGCACCTGGTTGATCATGAAAACCGAAGGTCGGCTGCAACAGCATATGCACGATCTCGCGCGACCGTTGGCCTTTGCGGTGTTGGCCGTGACCGGGATTGTCAGCCTGTGGACACCCTTGGCTCATGCCGAAATTGCCCAGCGCTGGTTCAGCCTGCCGAATCTGTTCTGGTTCCTACCGGTGCCGATCCTGGTGCTGGTGACCCTCTACGCGCTGTTGAAGGCGGTGCAGAACAACCGCAACTACTCGCCGTTCATCCTCACCCTGGTGCTGATTTTCCTCGGCTACAGCGGTCTGGGTATCAGTCTGTGGCCGAATATCATCCCGCCGTCGGTGACGATCTGGCAGGCCGCCGCGCCACCGCAGAGTCAGGGTTTTATCCTGGTCGGCGCGTTGTTCATCATCCCCTTCATCCTGATGTATACCGCCTGGAGCTATTACGTATTCCGCGGCAAGGTGACCCATGAAGATGGCTATCACTAG